One genomic segment of Rhizobium gallicum bv. gallicum R602sp includes these proteins:
- a CDS encoding di-heme oxidoreductase family protein — MIHNPARRVFLCAAFCATLAGLPVAFAAGFNLPTKRTDLSDADLKRVEAVTRPASDFSKAEPYEAMQAGAATSVDPVTQDSFSHISANIPFEEEQNFKLGNALFKKLWVSAPSSTQASDGLGPLFNARSCMSCHVNDGRGRPPEGGVSATSMFFRLGRAAATPEEGATIANASAVNFPDPTYGHQLQDLAVPGLAAEGKMAIRYAEKTVTLAGGETVSLRAPTYEVKDLAYGPLDPSTTISPRVAPAMIGLGLIEAIPAADILAHADPNDKDGNRISGKAAIVRDHSTGAVTLGRFGWKAQNATVRDQSAAAFSSDIGISTPDRPDAHGDCMQAELKCQKMPTGIQKRLGNEEAPGPVLDLVTFYSANLAVPARRKASFPETLRGKELFYQSGCISCHVPKFVTRRDAAENAQSFQLIWPYSDFLLHDMGEGLADGQQVGHASGREWRTPTLWGIGLTRTVSGHSFFLHDGRARNLTEAILWHGGEAEKARDAFSSLPKDDREALIRFLESL; from the coding sequence ATGATCCATAATCCGGCTCGTCGCGTTTTTCTCTGCGCTGCTTTCTGCGCCACGCTTGCCGGCCTTCCGGTGGCCTTTGCCGCCGGTTTTAATCTCCCGACCAAACGCACCGATCTTTCCGATGCCGATTTGAAGCGCGTCGAGGCCGTGACGCGCCCGGCTAGTGATTTTTCCAAAGCCGAGCCATACGAGGCGATGCAGGCGGGTGCCGCCACATCGGTCGATCCGGTTACGCAGGATTCCTTCTCGCATATCTCGGCAAACATCCCCTTCGAGGAAGAGCAGAACTTCAAGCTCGGCAATGCACTCTTCAAGAAGCTCTGGGTTTCCGCGCCATCCTCGACACAGGCGTCGGATGGCCTCGGGCCGCTCTTCAATGCGCGCTCCTGCATGAGCTGCCACGTCAACGACGGACGCGGCAGGCCACCGGAAGGCGGCGTCAGCGCCACATCGATGTTCTTTCGCCTTGGACGAGCAGCGGCGACACCGGAAGAAGGAGCGACGATCGCAAATGCGAGCGCCGTCAATTTCCCGGACCCTACTTATGGTCATCAGTTGCAGGACCTTGCCGTGCCCGGCCTCGCCGCCGAAGGGAAGATGGCCATTCGCTATGCGGAAAAGACCGTTACGCTTGCCGGCGGAGAAACAGTCTCATTGCGCGCGCCGACCTACGAAGTGAAGGATCTTGCCTACGGCCCGCTCGATCCATCGACGACGATATCGCCGCGCGTCGCCCCGGCGATGATCGGGCTCGGCCTCATCGAAGCCATTCCAGCCGCCGACATCCTCGCGCATGCCGACCCCAACGACAAAGATGGTAACCGCATTTCAGGCAAGGCTGCCATCGTGCGTGATCATAGCACAGGCGCGGTCACCCTTGGCCGCTTCGGGTGGAAGGCACAGAATGCAACTGTGCGCGACCAGAGCGCTGCCGCCTTCTCCAGCGACATCGGCATATCGACGCCCGACCGGCCGGATGCACATGGGGATTGCATGCAGGCCGAGTTAAAATGCCAAAAAATGCCGACCGGCATTCAAAAGCGCCTGGGCAATGAAGAGGCACCCGGGCCTGTCCTCGATCTCGTGACCTTCTATTCGGCCAATCTAGCCGTACCGGCGCGGCGAAAGGCAAGCTTCCCCGAGACGCTGAGGGGTAAGGAACTTTTCTATCAGTCCGGCTGCATATCCTGCCACGTACCCAAATTCGTCACACGTAGGGATGCTGCCGAAAACGCTCAGTCCTTTCAGCTTATCTGGCCTTATTCGGATTTCTTGCTGCACGATATGGGCGAAGGTCTTGCCGATGGCCAGCAAGTAGGCCACGCAAGCGGACGTGAATGGCGCACGCCGACGCTATGGGGTATAGGACTGACCCGGACTGTCAGCGGACACAGCTTTTTCCTCCACGACGGCCGCGCCAGAAACCTTACCGAAGCGATCCTCTGGCACGGTGGCGAAGCCGAGAAAGCCCGCGATGCATTCTCCTCTCTGCCGAAAGACGATAGAGAGGCCCTGATCAGATTCCTGGAGTCCCTGTAA
- a CDS encoding imelysin family protein — protein sequence MKLNKNFCAALALAIAPLSSPALADTDAAAVVKHYAEVAHAKYEDSLITAKALDKAIDAFLKTPNDETLKAAKDAWLAARVPYQQTEVYRFGNPIVDDWEGKVNAWPLDEGLIDYVDASYGAESDENALYVANVIANKTIKIDGKDIDASKLTPEFLSGTLQEAGGVEANVATGYHAIEFLLWGQDLNGTGPGAGSRPATDYDLKNCTHGNCDRRAQYLKSVSTLLVSDLQEMTDNWVADGAATKNVEADPKAGLVAILTGMGSLSYGELAGERMKLGLLLHDPEEEHDCFSDNTYNSHLNDAIGIAAAYTGEYTRVDGTKLTGPSLHDLVAAKDKALDTEVAGKLKTTLDAMHAMAKRGETVEKYDQMIAEGNKDGNAAVQAAVDGLVDQTKSIQRVIAALDVGTVQLEGSDSLDKPDAVFQ from the coding sequence ATGAAGCTCAACAAGAATTTCTGCGCAGCTTTGGCGCTGGCGATAGCACCCCTATCCAGCCCGGCTCTCGCCGACACCGATGCTGCGGCCGTCGTGAAGCATTATGCCGAAGTGGCGCATGCGAAATACGAGGACTCACTGATCACCGCAAAGGCGCTCGACAAGGCGATTGACGCCTTCCTGAAAACGCCGAACGACGAGACGCTGAAGGCTGCCAAGGATGCGTGGCTTGCGGCCCGTGTTCCTTATCAGCAGACGGAAGTCTACCGCTTCGGCAATCCGATCGTCGATGACTGGGAAGGCAAGGTCAACGCTTGGCCGCTCGATGAAGGCCTGATCGATTATGTCGATGCCTCCTACGGCGCGGAGAGCGACGAGAACGCGCTCTATGTTGCAAACGTCATCGCCAACAAGACGATCAAGATCGACGGCAAGGATATCGACGCTTCCAAGCTGACGCCGGAGTTCCTGTCCGGCACGCTGCAGGAAGCAGGCGGCGTCGAAGCCAATGTCGCGACCGGCTACCATGCCATCGAATTCCTCCTCTGGGGCCAGGACCTGAACGGCACCGGTCCGGGAGCAGGCAGCCGCCCGGCAACCGATTACGACCTCAAGAATTGCACGCATGGCAATTGCGATCGCCGCGCCCAATATCTGAAGTCGGTTTCCACGCTGCTGGTCTCCGACCTGCAGGAAATGACCGACAATTGGGTGGCTGACGGTGCTGCGACGAAGAACGTCGAAGCCGATCCGAAGGCGGGTCTCGTCGCGATTCTGACCGGCATGGGCTCGCTTTCCTACGGCGAACTCGCCGGCGAGCGCATGAAGCTCGGCTTGTTGCTGCACGATCCGGAAGAGGAGCATGATTGCTTCTCCGACAACACCTATAACTCGCATCTCAACGATGCGATCGGCATCGCCGCCGCTTACACCGGGGAATATACCCGCGTCGATGGAACGAAGCTGACCGGCCCGTCGCTGCACGATCTCGTTGCCGCGAAAGACAAGGCACTCGATACCGAAGTCGCGGGCAAGCTGAAGACGACGCTTGATGCAATGCACGCCATGGCAAAACGCGGCGAGACGGTCGAGAAGTACGATCAGATGATCGCCGAAGGCAACAAGGACGGCAACGCCGCCGTTCAAGCCGCTGTCGACGGTCTCGTTGACCAAACAAAGTCGATCCAGCGTGTTATCGCCGCACTCGATGTTGGCACGGTTCAGCTTGAAGGTTCCGACAGCTTGGATAAGCCTGACGCTGTCTTCCAATAA
- a CDS encoding RsmB/NOP family class I SAM-dependent RNA methyltransferase codes for MRLGGRLEGAISVLADIDQRKRPVADALKDWGLAHRFAGSGDRAAIGNIVYDALRMRLSHGFLMDDDSPLAIAYAVMFRQWGFTPEALAAELSDDRFAPPSLPDAALTAFQSRALSSAPVHVQGDIPEWVQPSFETAFGDSWLAEAQALASRPTLDLRANILKASREKAVKALERAGAHEAKIARYGIRIAAGEGASRLPNVTAELAFQKGWFEVQDEGSQIVADLVLPKDGEQVLDYCAGGGGKTLAMAPAMHNKGQIHAYDADRKRLAPIIERLKRAGTRNVQVHDDAKALSSLRARCDKVLVDAPCTGTGTWRRRPDTKWRLTAKNLDERTSQQQDALKQASAFVRPGGELIYVTCSVLPQENEQQVRRFAAENPAFSIESALTAWDELFGKNAPRPRSSDGETVTLTPASTDTDGFFFCRMRRKA; via the coding sequence ATGCGTTTGGGCGGCCGCCTCGAGGGGGCGATTTCGGTTCTTGCTGATATCGATCAGCGCAAGAGACCTGTCGCCGACGCGCTGAAGGATTGGGGCCTTGCGCATCGTTTCGCCGGCTCTGGCGATCGTGCTGCAATCGGCAACATCGTTTATGATGCGCTGCGCATGCGGCTTTCGCACGGGTTTCTGATGGACGACGACAGCCCGCTGGCGATCGCCTATGCCGTCATGTTCCGACAGTGGGGTTTCACGCCGGAAGCGCTTGCCGCTGAACTCTCCGACGATAGGTTCGCGCCGCCTTCGCTGCCCGATGCAGCGCTTACAGCCTTCCAGAGCCGGGCTCTTTCCTCCGCGCCTGTCCACGTCCAAGGTGATATTCCCGAGTGGGTGCAACCCTCCTTCGAGACGGCATTCGGCGATAGCTGGCTTGCCGAAGCACAGGCGCTCGCCTCCCGCCCGACGCTCGACCTGCGTGCCAATATTTTGAAGGCCAGCCGCGAAAAGGCGGTCAAAGCGCTTGAAAGAGCCGGCGCTCATGAAGCGAAGATCGCGCGATATGGCATCCGGATTGCCGCCGGCGAAGGCGCCTCACGGCTTCCGAACGTCACAGCCGAGCTTGCCTTTCAAAAAGGCTGGTTCGAAGTTCAGGACGAGGGATCGCAGATCGTTGCCGATCTGGTGTTGCCGAAGGATGGAGAACAGGTGCTCGACTATTGCGCCGGAGGCGGCGGCAAGACGCTTGCCATGGCGCCAGCGATGCACAACAAAGGCCAGATCCATGCCTATGACGCCGACCGCAAACGCCTTGCGCCGATCATCGAACGCCTGAAGCGCGCCGGTACGCGCAATGTTCAAGTGCATGACGATGCAAAGGCGCTTTCGAGCCTGCGCGCTCGCTGCGACAAGGTGCTAGTCGACGCCCCCTGCACGGGCACGGGCACGTGGCGCCGCCGCCCCGATACCAAATGGCGGCTGACGGCAAAGAACCTCGACGAGCGCACGAGCCAGCAACAGGATGCTTTGAAGCAGGCGAGCGCCTTCGTGCGCCCAGGCGGCGAGCTGATCTACGTCACCTGTTCCGTGCTCCCGCAGGAGAATGAACAACAGGTCCGACGCTTCGCCGCCGAAAATCCGGCATTCTCCATCGAAAGCGCCCTGACTGCCTGGGATGAGCTTTTCGGCAAGAATGCACCGCGCCCGCGTTCGTCGGATGGTGAAACGGTTACGCTGACACCGGCATCGACCGATACGGACGGCTTCTTCTTCTGCCGGATGCGGCGTAAAGCTTAA
- a CDS encoding septal ring lytic transglycosylase RlpA family protein: protein MLPAEGFAAAGCGGASWYALHSKTASGERMNPAILTAAHRSLRFGTKLRVTNRNNGRSVIVRVNDRGPFIRGRVLDLSRAAAQNIGMVRSGTAKVCYEVVAAS from the coding sequence ATGCTGCCTGCCGAAGGATTTGCTGCAGCCGGATGTGGTGGTGCTTCGTGGTACGCACTGCATTCCAAAACCGCTTCCGGCGAACGTATGAATCCTGCCATTTTGACTGCCGCTCACCGCTCGCTCCGCTTCGGCACCAAGCTTAGAGTCACCAACCGCAACAATGGCCGCAGCGTTATTGTTCGCGTCAATGACCGTGGCCCGTTCATCCGCGGCCGTGTTCTCGACCTTTCGCGCGCGGCCGCACAGAACATCGGCATGGTCCGCTCCGGTACCGCCAAGGTTTGCTACGAAGTCGTCGCCGCCAGCTAA
- a CDS encoding SDR family oxidoreductase → MHVMIFGCGYSGTAIAKAFSAGSARISGTTRSADKAELLRSQGIDAFIFDGEIISDALLGAMESVTHLVQSIAPREVGDPLINLAGGQLGKMMPALQWIGYLSTVGVYGDHKGEWVSEETVCVPVSGRSKERLEAEDAWLALGKDLGIPAAVLRLAGIYGPGRNAFVNLNRGTARRLIKKDQVFNRIRVEDIGASARYLSDRCLGGIYNVTDDLPGPPQDVIVEAARLMDVEPPAEQPFETAELTPMARSFYGENKRVSNAKLKAAGYTFSFPNYPMSLAQLWQSGRWRG, encoded by the coding sequence ATGCATGTGATGATTTTCGGCTGCGGTTATTCCGGCACCGCGATTGCCAAGGCTTTCTCAGCCGGAAGCGCCCGCATTTCCGGCACTACCAGATCGGCCGACAAGGCAGAGCTCCTCCGCAGCCAAGGGATCGACGCCTTCATTTTCGACGGCGAGATAATCAGCGACGCCTTGCTTGGCGCTATGGAAAGCGTCACACACCTCGTCCAATCGATCGCGCCGCGGGAAGTCGGAGACCCGTTGATCAATCTCGCAGGCGGCCAGCTCGGCAAGATGATGCCGGCGCTTCAGTGGATCGGCTATCTTTCCACCGTTGGCGTTTACGGCGACCACAAGGGTGAGTGGGTTAGCGAAGAGACCGTCTGCGTTCCTGTCTCCGGGCGATCGAAGGAAAGGCTCGAGGCAGAGGATGCGTGGCTGGCGCTCGGCAAGGACCTCGGTATTCCGGCCGCCGTACTGCGGCTGGCGGGCATCTACGGCCCGGGCCGGAATGCTTTCGTCAATCTAAACCGGGGCACGGCCCGCCGCCTGATCAAGAAGGATCAGGTTTTTAATCGCATCCGCGTTGAGGATATCGGCGCGTCGGCGCGCTACCTCTCAGACCGGTGCCTTGGCGGTATATATAACGTGACGGATGATCTGCCCGGCCCGCCGCAGGATGTCATTGTCGAAGCAGCGAGGTTGATGGATGTCGAGCCGCCTGCTGAACAGCCCTTCGAAACCGCCGAGCTGACGCCGATGGCACGCTCCTTCTACGGCGAGAACAAACGTGTCTCGAACGCCAAATTGAAAGCCGCGGGCTACACCTTTTCCTTCCCGAATTACCCGATGTCGCTTGCGCAATTGTGGCAGAGCGGACGGTGGCGCGGTTAA
- the queG gene encoding tRNA epoxyqueuosine(34) reductase QueG: MPERIADDKERKRRDNLTAFVRAQAATFGFELCRITRPDSIPEAKERLGEFIDAGRHGTMEWMAETRDRRGDPRTLWSDVKSIVVFGLNYGPGEDPRYILEKPDKAAISVYARNRDYHDVIKGRLKEIATRFAARAGADVKVFVDTAPVMEKPLAAAAGLGWQGKHTNLVSRSHGSWLFLGSMFTTADLNIDDAEIDHCGSCRACLDSCPTNAFPAPYQIDARRCISYLTIEHKGPIDLEFRPLIGNRIYGCDDCLAACPWNKFAVSASEMKLQARDDLKEPSIAFLLTLDDAAFRIFFSGSPVKRIGRARFIRNVLIAAGNSGDRSLADQCRWLATDASPVVRGMAIWALSRLMEPGEFAVFAAQRPDETDVGVLAEWQLAGVV, translated from the coding sequence ATGCCCGAACGCATAGCAGACGATAAAGAACGCAAGCGCCGCGACAATTTGACCGCCTTTGTTCGCGCCCAGGCGGCAACGTTCGGCTTTGAGCTCTGTCGTATCACGCGGCCCGATTCGATACCCGAAGCAAAGGAACGGCTTGGCGAGTTCATCGATGCCGGACGTCACGGCACGATGGAATGGATGGCTGAAACGCGCGATCGCCGCGGCGATCCTCGCACGCTGTGGAGCGATGTGAAATCCATCGTCGTCTTCGGCCTCAATTACGGCCCGGGGGAAGACCCACGCTATATTCTTGAAAAGCCGGACAAGGCGGCAATCTCCGTCTATGCGCGCAATCGCGACTATCACGACGTCATCAAGGGACGGCTCAAGGAGATCGCGACCCGCTTTGCAGCACGGGCCGGGGCCGACGTAAAAGTTTTTGTCGACACTGCACCGGTGATGGAAAAGCCGCTCGCCGCAGCAGCAGGTCTCGGCTGGCAAGGCAAGCATACCAATCTGGTCAGCCGCAGCCACGGCTCCTGGCTCTTTCTCGGCTCGATGTTCACGACAGCCGATCTCAATATAGACGACGCTGAGATCGATCACTGCGGCTCTTGCCGCGCCTGCCTCGATTCCTGTCCGACCAATGCATTCCCGGCGCCCTATCAGATCGACGCCCGGCGCTGCATCTCGTACCTGACGATCGAGCACAAAGGTCCGATCGATCTCGAATTCCGGCCGCTGATCGGCAACCGGATCTATGGTTGCGACGACTGCCTTGCCGCCTGTCCGTGGAACAAGTTTGCCGTCTCGGCATCCGAAATGAAGTTGCAGGCGCGCGACGACCTGAAAGAGCCGTCGATCGCCTTTCTCCTGACGCTGGACGACGCGGCTTTCCGGATTTTTTTCAGCGGCTCGCCGGTCAAGCGCATCGGCAGAGCCCGCTTTATCCGCAATGTATTGATCGCCGCCGGCAATTCCGGTGATCGCAGCCTCGCCGATCAATGCCGATGGCTGGCCACCGACGCTTCTCCGGTAGTTCGCGGCATGGCAATCTGGGCGCTTTCGCGATTGATGGAGCCTGGCGAATTTGCCGTCTTTGCGGCACAACGGCCGGATGAGACTGATGTCGGCGTACTTGCGGAATGGCAATTGGCGGGAGTGGTGTGA
- a CDS encoding glutathione S-transferase family protein, translated as MPTLYHHPMSSASRFVRLILSEYGFQADLIEEQTWEKRRDFLALNPAGTLPVYVDDSMRALCGATVISEYLDETHGVLKRDRRLLAEDPFQRAEIRRLGEWFMQKMETDVTRPLARERVYKLQMSADQGGGAPDSKILRTARANIRQHMKYLTWLAGSRQWLAGDRMSYADLAAAASLSILDYLGEIDWTESPIAKDWYQRMKSRPSFRPLLTERVRGLTPVSHYADLDF; from the coding sequence ATGCCGACGCTTTATCATCATCCTATGTCATCCGCTTCACGCTTCGTCCGGCTGATTTTGAGCGAGTATGGCTTTCAGGCAGATCTCATTGAAGAGCAGACCTGGGAAAAGCGGCGCGATTTTCTGGCGCTCAATCCTGCCGGTACCTTGCCGGTCTACGTGGACGACAGCATGCGCGCTCTTTGCGGCGCGACTGTCATTTCGGAATATCTCGATGAAACGCACGGGGTGCTGAAGCGCGACCGGCGTCTTCTCGCGGAAGATCCCTTCCAACGCGCGGAAATCCGCCGCCTCGGTGAGTGGTTCATGCAGAAGATGGAGACGGATGTAACGCGGCCCCTGGCGCGCGAGCGCGTGTATAAACTGCAGATGAGCGCAGATCAGGGCGGCGGAGCACCGGATTCGAAGATCCTGCGCACGGCGCGCGCCAACATCCGCCAGCATATGAAATACCTGACCTGGCTTGCCGGTTCGCGGCAATGGCTGGCAGGAGATCGCATGAGCTATGCCGACCTCGCTGCGGCCGCTTCGCTATCGATCCTCGACTATCTGGGCGAGATCGACTGGACGGAATCGCCGATCGCCAAGGATTGGTATCAGCGCATGAAATCACGGCCGTCCTTCCGCCCGCTGCTGACAGAGCGGGTGCGTGGACTGACACCGGTCTCTCACTACGCAGACCTGGATTTCTGA
- a CDS encoding undecaprenyl-diphosphate phosphatase translates to MADIFSALILGLIEGLTEFIPVSSTAHVLLAGHFLGFRSPGNTFVVLIQLGAILAILLVYFKRLLSLALALPRSARARHFVLAVLFGFLPAAVIGAIAHDFIKNVLFETPMLICVVLILGGLVLLAVDKIQFKPKYHDVTEFSLPMALKIGFFQCLAMIPGTSRSGATIVGALLMGADKRSAAEFSFFLAMPTMVGAFALDLYENRNMLSFDDGMLIVIGFVAAFVSALLVVRALLDFVSIRGYAPFAWWRIFIGAAGLIGLTLFG, encoded by the coding sequence ATGGCTGATATCTTTAGTGCACTCATTCTAGGCCTTATTGAAGGCCTTACTGAATTCATACCGGTTTCCTCGACGGCCCATGTCCTGCTCGCAGGACATTTCCTGGGCTTTCGGTCGCCGGGCAATACATTTGTCGTTCTCATCCAGCTCGGCGCGATCCTTGCGATTCTTCTCGTCTATTTCAAGCGGCTGCTGAGCCTGGCGCTTGCGTTGCCCCGCAGCGCGCGGGCGCGGCATTTCGTCCTTGCCGTACTCTTCGGTTTTCTGCCTGCAGCCGTTATCGGCGCAATTGCGCACGACTTTATCAAGAACGTGCTCTTCGAAACGCCGATGCTGATCTGCGTCGTCCTCATCCTTGGCGGCCTGGTTCTCCTTGCCGTCGACAAGATCCAGTTCAAGCCGAAGTATCATGATGTGACGGAGTTTTCCTTGCCGATGGCGCTGAAGATAGGGTTCTTCCAGTGCCTGGCAATGATCCCGGGAACATCCCGCTCGGGCGCCACGATCGTGGGCGCGTTGCTGATGGGCGCCGACAAGCGCTCTGCAGCCGAATTCTCGTTCTTTCTCGCCATGCCGACGATGGTCGGCGCCTTTGCTTTGGATTTATACGAGAACCGCAATATGCTGAGCTTCGATGACGGCATGCTCATCGTCATCGGCTTCGTGGCGGCTTTCGTCTCGGCGCTCCTCGTTGTCCGAGCGCTGCTCGATTTCGTCTCGATCCGGGGCTACGCGCCCTTCGCCTGGTGGCGAATCTTCATTGGCGCGGCAGGCCTGATCGGCTTGACGTTGTTCGGCTGA
- a CDS encoding complex I NDUFA9 subunit family protein, whose amino-acid sequence MTLANLPPLVTVFGGSGFLGRHIVRALAKRGYRIRVAVRRPDLAGFLQPLGNVGQISFVQANLRYRTSIDRAVEGADFVINCVGVLFEAGRNTFDAVQEFGARAVAEATRASGAKLIHISAIGADANSDSSYARTKGRAEAAILSTKKDAIIFRPSIVFGPEDGFFNKFAEMARLSPVLPLIGGGKTKLQPVYVEDVAEAVARAVEGKAAGGTIYELGGPEVLTFRECLQVMLKITARKNRLVSIPFSIASLIGSVASLVPFVKPPITADQVRLLKRDNVVSTKAETDGLTLKALGVTPTMLTSVLPSYLVRYRPHGQYTGSGKAA is encoded by the coding sequence ATGACCCTTGCCAACCTGCCGCCGCTCGTGACCGTGTTCGGAGGTTCTGGCTTTCTCGGCAGGCATATCGTGCGCGCCCTCGCAAAGCGCGGCTATCGCATCCGCGTCGCGGTGCGGCGGCCGGATCTCGCAGGTTTTCTGCAGCCGCTCGGCAATGTCGGCCAGATTTCTTTTGTCCAAGCGAACCTGCGCTACCGCACTTCGATCGATCGCGCCGTCGAGGGTGCCGACTTCGTCATCAATTGTGTCGGCGTGCTCTTTGAGGCCGGCCGCAACACCTTCGATGCGGTGCAGGAATTCGGTGCGCGCGCCGTGGCGGAAGCCACCCGGGCATCCGGCGCGAAGCTCATCCATATTTCGGCAATCGGCGCCGACGCCAATTCGGATTCCAGCTATGCCCGCACCAAGGGCCGCGCGGAGGCGGCAATCCTTTCGACGAAGAAGGATGCCATAATCTTCCGTCCGTCGATCGTTTTCGGGCCGGAAGACGGCTTCTTCAACAAATTTGCGGAGATGGCTCGCCTTTCGCCAGTGCTTCCCCTCATCGGTGGCGGCAAGACGAAGCTGCAGCCGGTCTACGTAGAGGACGTGGCAGAAGCCGTGGCACGCGCCGTCGAGGGCAAGGCTGCGGGCGGGACGATCTATGAACTCGGCGGTCCGGAAGTGCTCACCTTCCGCGAATGTCTTCAGGTCATGCTGAAGATCACCGCCCGCAAAAACCGGCTGGTTTCCATTCCTTTCAGCATCGCATCGCTGATCGGCAGCGTCGCTTCGCTCGTTCCCTTCGTTAAGCCCCCGATCACGGCCGACCAGGTTCGCCTGCTGAAGCGCGACAATGTCGTTTCAACGAAGGCCGAAACGGATGGCCTCACGTTGAAGGCTTTGGGCGTCACGCCGACAATGCTGACGTCCGTACTGCCATCGTACCTGGTGCGTTACCGCCCGCATGGTCAGTACACGGGTTCGGGAAAAGCAGCCTGA
- a CDS encoding DUF1330 domain-containing protein, producing the protein MAKGYWIARVDVREPERYKDYVAAAKPAFEKYGANFLARGGAITELEGKSRARNVVIEFPSMQAAVDCYNSPEYQIAAKIRQEVADAEMVVVEGV; encoded by the coding sequence ATGGCAAAAGGATACTGGATCGCACGCGTCGATGTGCGCGAGCCCGAGCGTTACAAGGATTACGTTGCGGCAGCTAAGCCGGCCTTTGAAAAATACGGCGCAAACTTCCTCGCCCGCGGCGGTGCAATCACCGAACTTGAAGGTAAATCGCGAGCCCGAAACGTCGTCATCGAATTCCCGTCCATGCAGGCCGCGGTCGATTGCTACAACTCCCCGGAATACCAGATTGCCGCCAAGATCCGCCAGGAAGTCGCCGACGCGGAAATGGTGGTTGTAGAAGGCGTCTGA
- the pyrF gene encoding orotidine-5'-phosphate decarboxylase: protein MNARERLIVGLDVPTLGEAEQIVSTLGDDIVFFKIGYQLVFAGGLEFARDLAQSGKKIFLDMKLLDIDNTVASGVENIVKMGMSMLTLHAYPKAMKAAVEAAKGSELCLLGVTVLTSMDEQDLIAAGYEYDPHTLVLRRAEQALLAGMGGVVCSAEESAAVRKIVGPGMAIVTPGIRPAGSERGDQKRVMTPADALKAGSSHLVVARPIVKAPDPKEAARAILAEMEAAL from the coding sequence ATGAACGCACGCGAGCGGCTGATCGTCGGGCTGGATGTTCCGACACTTGGCGAGGCGGAACAGATCGTCTCGACGCTCGGCGACGACATTGTCTTCTTCAAGATCGGCTATCAGCTCGTCTTCGCCGGCGGTCTGGAATTCGCACGCGATCTCGCACAGAGCGGCAAGAAGATCTTCCTCGACATGAAGCTGCTCGATATCGACAACACGGTCGCTTCCGGCGTCGAGAACATCGTGAAGATGGGTATGTCCATGCTGACGCTACATGCCTATCCCAAGGCGATGAAGGCTGCCGTCGAAGCGGCAAAGGGTTCCGAACTCTGCCTGCTCGGCGTGACCGTCCTTACCTCGATGGACGAACAGGATCTGATCGCCGCTGGGTACGAATACGACCCGCATACCCTGGTGCTGCGTCGCGCCGAACAGGCGCTGCTCGCCGGGATGGGCGGCGTCGTCTGCTCCGCGGAAGAATCCGCCGCCGTTCGGAAAATCGTCGGACCTGGAATGGCAATCGTCACCCCCGGCATCCGCCCGGCAGGTAGTGAAAGGGGTGATCAGAAGCGTGTCATGACCCCCGCCGATGCGCTGAAGGCCGGCTCAAGCCACCTCGTCGTCGCCCGCCCGATCGTCAAGGCGCCCGATCCGAAGGAAGCGGCACGCGCCATTCTTGCAGAGATGGAAGCCGCGCTCTGA
- a CDS encoding histidine phosphatase family protein, giving the protein MYGLYITHPQVRIDPNVAVPKWGLSEIGEARARKAAESRWARKLRRIISSDETKAIETAEILAATAGVAIEIRHGMHENDRSATGFLPPPEFEKAADWFFAHPLESFRGWERAADAQQRIVSAVEAVLADHDPNEPIAFVGHGGVGTLLKCHIESRVIARDRDQPPGGGNLYCFSLADRRLSCDWTPMENWQGLM; this is encoded by the coding sequence ATGTACGGGCTGTATATCACCCACCCGCAAGTGAGAATCGATCCGAACGTCGCGGTGCCCAAATGGGGTTTATCCGAGATCGGCGAGGCTCGCGCACGCAAGGCGGCTGAAAGCCGCTGGGCGAGGAAACTGCGCCGTATTATTTCCAGCGACGAGACGAAGGCCATCGAGACTGCGGAAATACTGGCTGCGACGGCAGGCGTGGCAATCGAGATCCGACATGGCATGCATGAGAACGACCGGTCCGCAACGGGCTTCCTGCCACCTCCGGAATTCGAGAAAGCTGCCGACTGGTTCTTCGCGCATCCGCTAGAGAGTTTCAGAGGCTGGGAGCGCGCCGCCGATGCTCAGCAGCGCATCGTTTCGGCCGTCGAAGCGGTTCTCGCCGATCACGATCCGAACGAGCCGATCGCCTTTGTCGGGCATGGCGGGGTCGGCACGCTCTTGAAATGCCATATTGAGAGCCGCGTCATCGCGCGCGATCGCGATCAGCCGCCCGGCGGCGGCAATCTCTATTGTTTCAGCCTTGCAGACCGGCGCTTATCATGCGACTGGACGCCCATGGAAAACTGGCAGGGACTGATGTGA